One Burkholderia gladioli genomic window, TCGTCCGAACGGACAGCCCCCGGCGGCGCCTCGACGGCGCGGCGGCCCCCGCGCCCGGCTGGCAGTCTAGAATAGCGGTTTTCTCCAGCCCTTCCCGTCGTGATCCGTTTCAACCAGTTCAGTCTCTCGCGCGGTACCAAGCCGCTGTTCGAGGGCACCACCTTCGCCCTCAACCCCGGCGAGAAGGCCGGCCTCGTCGGCGCGAACGGCGCGGGCAAGTCCACCCTGTTCTCGGTGCTGCGCGGCGAGCTGCATGCCGACGGCGGCGACGTCTCGATGCCGCCGTCCTGGCAGATCGCGCACGTCTCGCAGGAAACCCCGGCGGTCGATCGCAACGCGCTCGACTACACGCTCGACGGCGACGTCGCGCTGCGCCGCATCGAGGCGCGCATCGCCGCGGCGGCCGCCGCGCATGACGGCGCGGCCGAGGCCGAGGCGCACGCGGCGTTCGCCGACGCCGACGGCTACACCGCGCCGGCGCGCGCCGAGGCGCTGCTGCTCGGGCTCGGCTTCACGCTGGCGCAGACCCGCGAGAGCGTCGCCAATTTCTCGGGCGGCTGGCGCATGCGCCTGAACCTCGCGCAGGCGCTGATGTGCCGCTCCGACCTGCTGCTGCTCGACGAACCGACCAATCACCTGGATCTCGACGCGATCGTCTGGCTGGAGGACTGGCTGCACCGCTACGCCGGCACCCTGGTGGTGATCTCGCACGACCGCGAGTTCCTCGATGCGATCTGCAACGTCACGCTGCACCTGGAGAACCGCCAGGTGAAGCGCTACGGCGGCAACTACACGCAGTTCGAGGTGCTGCGCGCGCAGCACCTGGCGCTGCAGCAGAGCGCCTACGAGAAGCAGCAGAAGACCATCGAGCACCTGCAGAGCTTCATCGACCGCTTCAAGGCCAAGGCCTCCAAGGCCAAGCAGGCGCAAAGCCGCGTCAAGGCGCTCGAGAAGATGGAGCGTCTCGCGCCCACCCACGCGGCCTCGGCCTTCAGCTTCGAGTTCCGCACGCCCGATTCGGCACCCAATCCGATGCTGGTGATGGAGGACGTGCAATGCGGCTACCGCGGCGAGGACGGCGGCGCGCTGCCGATCGTCGAGCGCGTCACGCTGTCGATCCAGAACGGCCAGCGCATCGGCCTGCTCGGCGCCAACGGCCAGGGCAAGTCGACCCTGATCAAGACCCTGGCCGGCACGCTCGCGCCGCTGGCGGGCGAGGTGCGCGGCGGCAAGGGCCTGACGATCGGTTATTTCGCCCAGCATCAACTGGAGACGCTGCGCCCCGACGATTCGCCGCTCGCCCACCTGGCGCGCCTCGCGCCCGACACGCGCGAGCAGGAGCTGCGCGACTTCCTCGGCGGCTTCAACTTCTCGGGCGACATGGCCTCCTCGCCGATCGCACCGTTCTCGGGCGGCGAGAAGGCGCGCCTGGCGCTGGCCCTGATCATCTGGCTCAAGCCGAACCTGCTGCTGCTCGACGAGCCGACCAACCACCTCGACCTCGAAACGCGCGACGCGCTGACCATGGCGCTCGCGCAGTTCGACGGCACCCTGATCCTGGTCTCGCACGACCGGCACCTGCTGCGCGCCACCACCGACCAGTTCATGCTGGTCACCCGGCACCGCATCCAGCCCTTCGACGGCGATCTCGACGACTATCGCGACTGGCTGCTGCAGCACGCCGCCGAGCAGCGCGCCGCGGCGCGCGGCGAAGCCTCGGCCGACGGCGCCGGCGGCGCCAACCGCCGCGACCAGAAGCGCCAGGAAGCCGAGGCGCGCCAGCGTCTGTCGCAGCTGAAAAAGCCGCTGCAATCGCGGATCAACAAGCTCGAGAAGGAAATGGAGACGCTCAACGCCGAGAAGGCGCGGCTCGACGGCTTCGTGGCCGACCCCAGCAGCTACGCGGCCGAGAAGAAGAGCGAGCTGACCGAGGCGATCCGCAAGCTCGGCGAGGTGACCGGCCGGCTCGAGGCGCTCGAGCTCGACTGGCTCGACGTGCAGGAACAGCTCGAGCAGATCGGCTGAAGGCCGCGCGGCCAGGGCGCACGCCCCGGCCGATGCGACGAGCGTGGCATATGCGGCTCACGCCTCGTCCGCGGCCACGCCGATCGATCGGATACCGAAGCATCCCGGCCACGCCACCGACGGGCGCGGCGCCCTGCCCTCAACGCCGCGGCAGGGTCTCGCGCGGCATCTGCTCGTCGTCGTGCATCAGGTAGCGGCGGCCGGCGAGCGGCTGGCGAATCGTGGCGGCCACCTCGGCCTCGGTCACGTGCTCGGCCACCACGCGCCGCGCGATCCTCCCCTCGTCGTCGACCCACTCGACGATCCGGCAGCCGCCCCCGAAGGGTGGCCGGATCGGCTCCGAGACGCGGCAGCCGCGCAGGTTGTAGAGGCGCTGGTCGATGGCTTGCTGGGACGGTTTCAAGGCGGGTCCTTCCTTTCACACCTGCGGGACGCATTGCGGCCAAGCATAGGGGAAAACACCCGCGCGACGAGTTACAGCCGCGCCCTGAAACGTTACATGGAGTTACCGTGCGCGAGCGGCCCGGCGGGCCCTCATTCGAGGCCGCGCACGCGGTCGATGGCCTGCTCGATGCGCTCGACGGCCATCACGGTGAGCCCCTCGATCGGCTGCTTGGGCGCATTGGCCTTGGGAATCAGCGCCATCGTGAAACCCAGCTTGGCCGCCTCGCGCAAACGCTCCTGGCCGCGCGGCGAAGGCCGGATCTCGCCGGCCAGCCCGACCTCGCCGAACACCACCAGGCCCTTCGGCAACGCTTTGTTACGCATCGACGAATGGATCGCCAGCAGCACCGCCAGGTCGGCGGCCGGCTCGGTAATCTTGACGCCCCCCACCGCGTTCAGGAACACGTCCTGGTCGAAGCAGGCGATGCCCGCATGGCGATGCAGCACGGCCAGCAGCATGGCCAGCCGGTTCTGCTCCAGGCCCACCGCCAGGCGCCGCGGA contains:
- a CDS encoding ATP-binding cassette domain-containing protein yields the protein MIRFNQFSLSRGTKPLFEGTTFALNPGEKAGLVGANGAGKSTLFSVLRGELHADGGDVSMPPSWQIAHVSQETPAVDRNALDYTLDGDVALRRIEARIAAAAAAHDGAAEAEAHAAFADADGYTAPARAEALLLGLGFTLAQTRESVANFSGGWRMRLNLAQALMCRSDLLLLDEPTNHLDLDAIVWLEDWLHRYAGTLVVISHDREFLDAICNVTLHLENRQVKRYGGNYTQFEVLRAQHLALQQSAYEKQQKTIEHLQSFIDRFKAKASKAKQAQSRVKALEKMERLAPTHAASAFSFEFRTPDSAPNPMLVMEDVQCGYRGEDGGALPIVERVTLSIQNGQRIGLLGANGQGKSTLIKTLAGTLAPLAGEVRGGKGLTIGYFAQHQLETLRPDDSPLAHLARLAPDTREQELRDFLGGFNFSGDMASSPIAPFSGGEKARLALALIIWLKPNLLLLDEPTNHLDLETRDALTMALAQFDGTLILVSHDRHLLRATTDQFMLVTRHRIQPFDGDLDDYRDWLLQHAAEQRAAARGEASADGAGGANRRDQKRQEAEARQRLSQLKKPLQSRINKLEKEMETLNAEKARLDGFVADPSSYAAEKKSELTEAIRKLGEVTGRLEALELDWLDVQEQLEQIG
- a CDS encoding DUF2866 domain-containing protein translates to MKPSQQAIDQRLYNLRGCRVSEPIRPPFGGGCRIVEWVDDEGRIARRVVAEHVTEAEVAATIRQPLAGRRYLMHDDEQMPRETLPRR